A window of the Pseudoliparis swirei isolate HS2019 ecotype Mariana Trench chromosome 13, NWPU_hadal_v1, whole genome shotgun sequence genome harbors these coding sequences:
- the LOC130204038 gene encoding gap junction gamma-1 protein-like → MSWSFLTRLLEEIHNHSTFVGKIWLTVLIVFRIVLTAVGGESIYYDEQSKFVCNSGQPGCENVCYDAFAPLSHVRFWVFQIILLATPSLMYLGYAVDKIARAEERTDGGGAAGFSQRKPYLAGRRQHRAVEEAEDDREEDPMIYDAAEVESDGGGGDGLTEAAVRHDGRRRIREDGLMRIYVLQLLTRTVLEVAFLCGQYALYGFAVPHTYVCSALPCPHSVDCFVSRPTEKTIFLLIMYTVSLLCLALNIWEMLHLGVGTICEIVRSRRAPLPDDGLRGPTQARETLREAEQSGGDYRSYPYSWSAPSAPPGYSVAVEPLRVSKGHHVRPLRITDIGDAKTACQQNHENIAQEECRQYENNDEKLCAGGTNTRRPQNKPEADGPQSRGNNQAEPRRERKHRPASKLSGEADANRGSGGGGGGSYGVIKGSEWI, encoded by the coding sequence ATGAGTTGGAGTTTCCTGACTCGCCTGCTGgaagaaatccacaaccattCGACATTCGTGGGCAAGATCTGGCTCACCGTCCTCATCGTCTTCCGCATCGTGCTGACCGCCGTCGGGGGGGAGTCCATCTACTACGACGAGCAGAGCAAGTTCGTCTGCAACTCGGGCCAGCCGGGCTGCGAGAACGTCTGCTACGACGCCTTCGCGCCGCTCTCGCACGTCCGCTTCTGGGTTTTCCAAATCATCCTGTTGGCCACGCCTTCGCTCATGTACCTGGGCTACGCCGTCGACAAGATCGCCCGGGCGGAGGAGCGGACGGACGGCGGGGGAGCGGCCGGCTTTTCGCAGAGGAAGCCCTATCTCGCGGGCAGAAGGCAGCACAGGGCCGTCGAGGAGGCCGAGGACGACCGAGAAGAAGATCCGATGATCTACGACGCGGCCGAGGTCGAGagcgacggcggcggcggcgatggACTGACGGAGGCCGCGGTGCGCCACGACGGGCGCAGGCGGATCAGAGAAGATGGACTGATGCGTATTTACGTCCTTCAGCTCTTGACCCGCACCGTGCTGGAGGTGGCTTTCCTGTGCGGGCAGTACGCTCTGTATGGGTTCGCCGTGCCTCACACCTACGTGTGCTCCGCCCTGCCCTGCCCCCACAGCGTGGACTGCTTCGTGTCGCGACCCACCGAGAAGACCATCTTCCTTCTCATCATGTACACGGTCTCCCTGCTCTGTCTGGCGCTCAACATCTGGGAGATGCTGCACCTGGGCGTCGGCACCATCTGCGAGATCGTGCGCTCTCGCCGCGCGCCGCTCCCCGACGACGGGCTTCGCGGGCCGACGCAGGCGCGAGAGACTCTTCGCGAGGCGGAGCAGAGCGGAGGTGACTACAGGAGCTACCCGTATTCTTGGAGCGCGCCGTCGGCTCCGCCCGGGTACAGCGTCGCCGTCGAGCCCCTTCGGGTATCGAAAGGGCACCACGTCCGGCCGCTACGCATCACGGACATCGGCGACGCCAAGACGGCGTGCCAGCAGAACCACGAGAACATCGCTCAAGAGGAGTGTCGGCAGTACGAGAATAACGACGAAAAGCTGTGCGCAGGAGGGACGAACACCCGGCGGCCTCAGAACAAGCCAGAGGCCGACGGTCCACAGAGCCGCGGCAACAACCAGGCCGAGCCTCGCCGCGAGCGGAAACACCGGCCGGCCTCCAAACTCTCCGGCGAGGCCGACGCCAACAGaggaagcggcggcggcggcggcggcagctacGGCGTCATAAAGGGCTCCGAGTGGATCTGA
- the dbf4b gene encoding uncharacterized protein dbf4b, whose product MQHQQYAEERGLLGSLCPGQKKLEGKTFYLDSLKKRSTALLLEAVSLLGGRVESFLHKDVSFVVTGSREGLKEQKCTDTNAERKGTSEEAQRPLMQRESILSGDKRRPGTPRPTACGSRGKALLEKAIRNNERLQGNSVLTNARSWGVKILYVDDVLLYMKRLNRESFSAVHKRPERASSKQQACHVVKAAPLRSPYLKIEDMSRRYKPLHMQSMICPTLWYSGRFSPFESLPPRFEEQAEPGEKKTREKKKVEGSILEKSQATLGCNRSLSKPRKKEVSYCECCHQPFTNLDEHMQSDQHRAFVLDASNYSEVDQLMTEMLPGFDPNPAQRSDETLSRPPTPLPICDLEPLTDAEVERAVRDLHRHGSSFHLSGPAGGPRSSGPTSPSPGGQFPIPNSPDTRPPDIQPFSTNTDCQLTDSHLHALSPTMPVLDIEPQAHNSARRPPDVQHSSPSSDPYSLPPVLSPQVPYTCIMEPRCPYSEPPVLSPQQYTAEEAEEAHTWDLDTAVGVSQDVPDPISATQFPSVALTNADGVNQSSPESILGLRELICSTNGLKLVTPLSRRSRSLPRQMATTPNPRKRCRSASPEHGRSKRRRITAEFGYRGSWTEQVHTSAKPPWDVMAKPEGWLLSDKVSCPIIQSSPRTKDSSTCTAGTFASEQTFSMFCVPTVHDSTQATHHMVVLGQGGTSLALHHPSWPLSSTACGPPLPLPSDNIHSAFARRDSQWALSRSASVCIESALIPDLATLSPSSSDSDWDRGLLSRLGPSRAAAPPSPRERSPELDGELLRTPCAWTHGSGYESRLHTALRPSPPATSLCGDEVDPSAFSRTVVQIVEVQH is encoded by the exons ATGCAGCACCAGCAGTATGCAGAGGAGCGAGGTCTTCTGGGGTCACTCTGTCCTGGGCAGAAGAAGCTGGAGGGGAAGACCTTCTACCTGGACAGTCTAAAGAAACGCTCCACCGCACTGCTTTTGGAGGCCGTATCTCTTCTGGGAGGG CGGGTCGAGAGTTTCCTGCACAAGGATGTGTCCTTTGTTGTGACTGGAAGCCGAGAGGGCCTGAAGGAGCAGAAGTGTACAGATACCAACGCAGAGCGCAAGGGGACGAGTGAAGAAGCCCAACGTCCTCTTATGCAGCGGGAGAGCATCCTCAGCGGTGACAAGCGGCGACCGGGAACTCCTAGACCAACG GCTTGTGGCAGCCGTGGGAAGGCCCTGCTCGAAAAAGCCATTCGCAATAAT GAACGACTGCAGGGGAACAGTGTTTTGACCAATGCCCGATCGTGGGGGGTGAAGATTTTGTACGTGGATG ATGTGCTTTTGTATATGAAACGGTTGAATCGAGAGAGCTTCAGTGCTGTTCACAAGAGGCCGGAG AGAGCTTCCTCCAAACAACAAGCTTGTCATGTTGTCAAAG CTGCACCGTTGAGGTCTCCCTATCTTAAAATTGAAGACATGAGCAG GAGATACAAGCCCTTGCATATGCAATCTATGATCTGCCCCACTCTGTGGTACTCTGGCCGGTTTAGTCCCTTCGAATCTCTGCCTCCTCGGTTCGAAGAGCAGGCAGAgccaggagagaaaaaaacgag ggagaagaaaaaagttgAGGGCAGCATTCTGGAGAAATCTCAAGCCACTCTCGGCTGTAACCGTTCACTTTCCAAGCCACGCAAAAAAGAAGTGTCCTACTGTGAATGCTGTCATCAACCCTTCACTAATCTGGACGAG CACATGCAGTCTGATCAGCACCGTGCTTTTGTTCTGGATGCTTCAAACTACAGCGAGGTGGACCAACTCATGACCGAGATGCTTCCAGGATTCGACCCAAATCCTGCTCAACGATCGGATGAAACACTGAGCCG ACCACCAACTCCGTTGCCCATCTGTGATCTGGAGCCTCTCACTGATGCCGAGGTGGAGCGTGCTGTTCGGGACTTGCATAGACACGGTTCATCATTCCACCTCTCCGGTCCTGCTGGTGGGCCTCGTTCATCTGGCCCGACCAGCCCGTCCCCAGGAGGTCAGTTTCCCATCCCAAACTCACCGGACACCCGACCTCCTGACATCCAGCCTTTCAGTACCAACACAGACTGCCAGCTAACTGACAGCCATCTTCACGCTTTAAGTCCGACCATGCCTGTTTTGGATATTGAACCACAAGCTCACAACTCAGCCCGTCGGCCGCCTGATGTTCAACACTCCTCCCCGTCCTCTGACCCGTACTCCCTGCCTCCGGTCCTCAGCCCACAGGTCCCTTATACCTGCATTATGGAGCCGCGCTGCCCGTACTCGGAGCCCCCCGTCCTCAGTCCTCAACAGTACACcgcagaggaggcagaggaagcaCACACTTGGGACTTGGACACTGCGGTCGGTGTGTCTCAGGATGTCCCTGATCCCATCTCCGCCACACAATTTCCTTCTGTGGCTTTGACGAATGCAGACGGAGTAAATCAATCAAGCCCAGAAAGTATTTTGGGATTACGTGAGCTCATATGTTCCACCAATGGTCTGAAACTGGTGACGCCGTTGTCACGTCGATCTCGGTCCCTCCCTCGACAGATGGCGACGACGCCGAACCCCAGAAAGCGCTGTCGATCAGCCAGCCCCGAACACGGGCGGAGCAAAAGGAGGAGGATTACAGCAGAATTTGGCTACCGGGGTAGCTGGACTGAACAAGTGCATACATCTGCCAAACCACCATGGGACGTTATGGCAAAACCCGAGGGCTGGTTATTATCCGACAAAGTCTCTTGTCCGATAATACAGTCCAGTCCTCGCACAAAGGATTCCTCCACATGCACTGCGGGAACGTTTGCTTCAGAACAGACTTTTAGCATGTTCTGTGTTCCTACAGTACACGACTCCACACAGGCAACTCATCACATGGTCGTTTTAGGTCAGGGTGGCACTTCCCTCGCACTTCATCATCCATCATGGCCACTCTCCTCAACGGCGTGCGGTCCTCCACTTCCGCTCCCCAGCGACAACATTCACAGTGCGTTTGCACGTCGAGACTCTCAATGGGCGCTGTCCCGCTCCGCCTCCGTGTGCATCGAGTCGGCCCTCATCCCAGACTTGGCCACGCTCTCTCCGTCGTCGTCCGACTCCGACTGGGACCGCGGCCTGCTGTCCCGACTCGGACCCTCCcgcgccgccgcccccccgtcGCCCCGCGAGCGGAGCCCCGAGCTCGACGGGGAGCTGCTCCGCACGCCGTGCGCCTGGACGCACGGCTCCGGCTACGAGTCGCGGCTGCACACCGCCCTCCGGCCGTCGCCCCCGGCAACCTCGCTCTGCGGGGATGAAGTGGACCCGTCGGCGTTTTCCAGGACCGTAGTACAGATCGTTGAGGTTCAACACTGA